The DNA sequence CCCCCCTCCCCTGTCCCCACCCCCCATGGCGATTCTCCCACGGTCCACTGCACCGGGCTATGTCCCTTGCTCTACTATCCCGTCAAGCGCGATCAGAAACCTTCCCGCTCTCAAAAATCGCCGAAAAAAGATCAAAACCCCTCAAACCGTCCTATCAACCAAAATCCACGACTCGTTATCCTCAAACCTCCCCACGACCACGACCCGCGCCGCGTCCGGAACGATGCGTGTCTCAAACGCCCCCGCCCGGGTATCGAGCGTGAAGTTCTCGTCCCCCGGACCCGTCCCGCCGATCCAGCACCGGATCTCCACCGCCCGGTCCATGTTCATCCCGCCGTGGTTCGTGAACGTGATCGTCTCCCCCGACCGCGTCGCCGTCACCACGACGGGCTTCGGCTCTTCGGGCATCTGCATCCCAAAGACCATCGACGCCGTGATCGCCGCGAGGATGACCACGACCGCCACCATCAGGAGCACGCTCTCCACCTCCGAGACCCCGGAGTCCGTATCCGCCATAGAAGGGACTATCTCCGGCGTTCTCATAAAAGACTGCCTATATCGCACAGGAAAGCACGGATCGTTCCCGTCCGGGGAGAAGAGGGGGAAATGTTGTTGCCGGGAACGGGGCCGGGGGGCGGAATGTGCCGTCCGGGAGGGCATCGGGGGCTCCCGGCAGACCGAACGGCCCGTAGTTCTCCGTCCCGGATTCCGGCGCGGATTCGGTGCCGTGCCGCACGGTAAAATCGGAAAAGATATCGTTGCCGTGACAGAACAGGCATGTATCATCAGGTGGTGGAATTGCCGAACTTCTGTCCGGAATGCGGAAACGAACTGATCAGCAGGAACGCGGAGATCTGTCCCCGGTGCGGGGTCAGGCTGAAGACGAACCCCGGGAAGAGCCCCTTGATCGCGGTACTCTGCTCCATCATCTTGGCCTCGGGCAGGTGTACAACGGATATTTCGGCCGGGGCTGCGTCATCCTTATCGGGACCTTCATCGGCTCGCTGATCTTCGTCATCCCGGGCCTGATCGTGGCAATCTACGGCATCTACGATGCGTATGCGACGGCAAAGCGGATGAATGCAGGGGAGATCCCCTACCGGGCGACGAGCGTCCTTCACATGATCCTCTTCGTCTTCCTCTGGGTCTTCGGCATCGCCGCGTTCTTCTTCCTGGCCGCAATCGTGGCCGCGCTCGTCTCCGGGGCGACCGGAGCGGTTTACTAACCGCGACCCTCACTTTTTTTACCGGCCTCCAGGCCTGAGGAATTCTTACCTCGCTCCTACGGAGAATATGCAGGTGCAGGCTCCACGACCACTCTGCGGATGCTCTTTCGGCATGGCCACCCTTTTATATCTCATAGACCACTATAACATATTATGGCAGAGGAGACGACTACGATTGAGATCACCAGATCCGACCGGGACCGGCTGAACCGTCTGCGCCGCTATCCCAAAGAGCCGTACCGATCCATAATACGCCGGTTGCTGGAGCAGAGCGAGGATCGTGAACCGTTGAGTCCCGAGACGATTGCCGACATCCAGGCATCGCTGGATGAGATCCAGCGGGGCGAGTTCGTAACACATGAAGCGTTAAAGCGGGATCTGGGGATCGAGTGAAATATTCGCTCATCTACTCAAAAAGAGTCCAGTACAAATTAAAGCACCTTCCAAAGGAGGTTACCGGCCGGATTATCCAGACGCTTGAACTGCTGGCAGAAGAAGAATACCCCCACCTGCAGGTGAAGCGTCTGACGAACTCACCCCTGTTCTCCCTGCGAGTAGGGACGTACCGGGTCATCCTGGCATTTGAGCACCGCCAACTCGTCATCATGGCGGTCGACGTCGGTCATCGAAAGAACGCCTACAACAACCTGTGAGATGCCACGTGAGCCTCCCCTTCCGGCGGAACTTACTGACAAACCGGTGCTGAGCGACCGCCCCGGCAACCCTTATCGTATCGCGCAACAGAATCTCAGCCGGTGCCCCGCACCGGAGAACGCACGGAGGCCTTGTGCATGAAGATCCTGGTTATCATGGGAAGCCCCCGGAAAGGCAACACCTACCGGGCGGCGCAGAGGATCGAGGACGTGATGCGGTCCCTCGGCGACGTCGAGTTCGAGTACCTCATGCTTTCGGGCGTCAAACTTGAACCCTGCCGGGGATGCCATGCGTGCTTCGAATGGGGCGAGGAGCGCTGCCCCGTCCGTGACGACGCTCCCGCCGTCGAGGAGAAGATGCACGACGCCGACGGGGTGATCTTCGCGTCCCCGGTCTACGGCCTGAATGTCACCGGCCTCATGAAGACCTTCATCGACCGGTTCTCCTACATCTTTCACCGCCCCCGGTTCTTCGACAAGAAGGCCCTCCTCCTCACCACCGCCGGCGCGGTGGGCGAGAAAGACGTCCTCGACTACCTCGAGGACGTCGCCGGGATCTGGGGATTCGATGTCGCCTCCCGTGCCGGCATCGTCACGCCCCCCGGCACCACGCCGAAGAAGGCTCAGGAGAACGACCGGAAACTCGAAACGGCTGCACGGGAGTTCTTCCGGGCCCTGGCGGAGAGGAAGGAGCGGCGGCCGGGGCTCCGGAGCGTCATCATCTTCCACGGCCAGCGGGCGACGTTCGACGAACTCGGCGACGCCTTCCCGGCCGACCACGCCTACTGGAAGGAGCAGGGCTGGCTCGATCCAGGAGCCCGCTACTACACGAGCGTTCCGGTCAACCCGCTCTACGATGCCGTGGGAAGGATCGTGGAGTGGGTCGCCAGGCGGAGGATCCGGCGGGACCTCGCCGCGATGCGCTGACCTGCCGGGCACCCGGTCCTTCCCCGGCGGTTAAGGTGAAAAACCTCCGACAATATCGCTCCGGGGGAGGATATGCGCCACCGCCGGCCTCCCCGTCTCCCGGCAGGGGGCGGTCGGAAAAAGGCCCGTCCGGATCTCCCTCCGGCCTTATCGGCTCATAAGAGATCCCCATTTTTATTATAAAAATTTGAGAATAAATCACCGTAAAAGATATATATTTATACCGCTATCCACCCATTCACCGGCTACCCTATGACCGGGTCTTAAATCGGATTTCGCAATCCGCCTGCCGGACGCCCCGGCGAGCACCTGCTTTAGCCAGCCCGTTTGTGCTACCGTGAGGTATGCAACGGCGGTCTCGCAGGCGGAGAGCGACCAACAAGGGGGGAAAAAATGAGAAAGCACGCATATTTGATACTATTGTGCGCAGTCGTCGCCATCGGACTGCTGATGCCGCCGGTTATGGCGGTAGAGATGGCACCGGGGTCACCGCAGGAATTCCTCTTCCCCGGCGGGAACGAACATCCGGCCATCGACGGCAACATGATCGTCTGGGAGTATAGCCTCCTCAACGGCCCCAGGGATATCTACTGCATGACCACTTCCGGCAGCGACAGGCGTCCGATCACGAACGACGACGCCTCACAGGAGAGGCCGTCCATATCGGGAGACTACGTCGTCTGGCAGGACGACCGGAACGGCAACTGGGACATCTACCTCTACTCGTTCTCGACGGAAGAGACCACGCAGCTCACGAACGACACGGGCAAGCAGTGGCTGCCCGTCATCCACGGGAACTACGTCGTCTGGTACGACGACAGCGGGGGCGACACAGACATCGTCCTCTATGACATCGGCGCCGGAGACGTGAAGGCCACCATCGACTGCAATCCGGAGCTCGGCACCGACACGACCAAGTTCAAGCCCGCGGTCTCGGACGAGTACGTCGCCTGGGAAGAGGTGGACGCCGGGATCCAGCTCTACGAGATCGCCACGGGGAACAGACAGGCGGTATCGCCGAGCACCATGGACCAGTCCTGGCCCTCGCTATGCGGCGACCTCATCGCCTGGGAGGATTACCGGTGGGGAGCGGCGTGGCAGTCCGCGATCTACCTCAAGAACATTGAGACCGGCTACGAGAGCCAGCTGACGGAGTTGAGTTACGAGCAGGTCTCGCCGACGCTCAGCGAGAGCATCATCGCCTGGGAGGACAAGCGGGACGGACTCTGGAGCATCTACATGTACGACCTCGTCGACGGGGAGGAGGAGATGTCCGTGCCCACCACCGGCGGCGAGCAGCTCTACCCCGCCGTCAGCGGCAACACGATCGTCTGGCAGAAGAACCGGAACGAGAACGCAAAACTCTGCGTCTACACCTACGTGCCCGGCGGCCCGGTCCAGACAGTCACAGAGATAGACATCGAACCGTCCACGGCCACGATGGAGATCGGCGAGGAACTCAAGTTCAACGCCACCTGCTACGACCAGGACGGCAACATCATACCCGGCCTGAAGGTCGCCTGGTCCTGCAATAACGCCACGGTCGGGTTCATCGACCCGGGAGGCTACTTCAATGCTTCCGCAGCGGGCACCGCGACCGTCACCGCAGCGACGGCCGGCATCTCCGCGACCGCAACCGTCACCGTCAACGCCGGAGAACCGGTCCTCGATGCGATCGAGGTCGTACCGGACGGGATCACGCTCGCAATCGACGGCACACAGCAGTTCGAGGCGACCGCCTTCGATGAGTCCGGCAAGCAGATGACCGGCGTCGAGTTCGACTGGACATGCAGCAACGAGACCGTCGGCGAGATCGACGGCACGGGTCTCTTCACCGCGAAGGCCGCGGGCACCGCGACCGTCACTGCGTCGGCAGACGGCAAATCCGGAGAAGCTACTGTCACCGTCACGGATGAAGAACTGGTCGCAAGAAGCATCGAGATCGACCCGCCCGAGGCCACCCTCGCAATCGGCGACACGGTGACGTTCGAAGCGACCGTCCGCGACCAGTTCGACAACCCGATCCCCGGCGTTGCGGTCACCTGGACGAGCGACAACGCGACCGTCGGGACCATCGATGAGTCCAGCGGCCTCTTCACTGCCCATGCAGCGGGCACGGCGACTGTCACCGCGTCGGCAGGCGATCTCTCCGAAACCGCGACCGTCACGGTCAACGCCGAAACTCCGGTAGAACCGGTCCTCGATCGCATTGAGGTCGCACCGACCGCGGTCACCCTCGCAATCGACGGCATACAGCAGTTCTCTGCGACCGCTTTCGATGATTCCGGCAAGCAGATGACCGGCGTCGAGTTCGACTGGTCGTGCAGCGACGAGACCGTCGGCGAGGTCGACGATACCGGCCTCTTCACCGCGAAGGCCGCGGGCACAGCGACCGTCACCGCATCCGCGGGCGACGCCTCCGGAACCGCAACCGTCACCGTCAACGCAGACGAACCGGTAGAACCGGAAGAGCCGGTCCTGACAAGGATCACGCTCACGCCGCCCGGAGCCACCCTGGACGTCGACGACATCCAGAGATTCATGGTGATAGGCTATGACCAGAACGACAACGTCATGCCCGCCGGTGAGATCACCTGGGCCTGCAATGGCGGGCCCGTCGGGACCGTCGACGGGGACGGATGCTTCACCGCCCTTGCCGCGGGCACCGCGACCGTAACCGCAACGGCAGGCAGCTGCTCTGCTGAAGCAACCATCACCGTCTGCGAAGAAGAGCCTGCGCTCGCGAAGATCGCGGTCGTGCCGTTCGAGGTCACGCTCGAGGAGGGCGACACCCTGGAGTTCAGCGCCGTCGCGTTCGACCGGTTCGGCGACATCGTCGAGGACGCCGGGATCTCCTGGGAGTGCAGCGACTCGTGCGTCGGGACCATCGATGAGTGCGGCGTCTTCACCGCCCTCGACGGCGGCACGGCGACCATCACCGCATGCGCAGAAGGTGCCGAAGGAACCGCAACCGTCACCGTGAACTGCGGCGACCCGGTCGTAACGTGCATCGTCATCACGCCGGCAGCGATCACGCTCGCCAGAAACGACACCGCGGCGTTCACCGCGACCGCTCTCGACCAGGACGGCTGCGAGATGCCCGACATCGAGATCGAGTGGGAATGCAGCGATGAGACCGTCGGCGAGGTCGACGATACCGGGTTCTTCGCGGCCCTCGCCGCGGGCACGGCGACCGTCACGGCATCTGCCGGAGGCGTCGCCGCGACGGCGGACGTAGAGGTCACCGATGACTGCTCGGGGGTCGTGGTATCCCCGTCGGCGATCATCCTGGACCCCGGGGACACCCGGCAGTTCACCGCGACCGTGTATGACCTGCAGGACAACGCAGGTTCCATAGTGGCCTGGTCGTGCAGCGATCCGGGTGTCGGCGAGATCACCGATAACGGCCTCTTCACCGCAGTCTGCGGAGGGACCACGACCGTCACCGCAACGGTTGACGGAGAGAACGAGACCGCGACCGGAACCGCGACGGTGACCGTCCGGTCGACGGCGCCGGAGCTTACACGGATCGAGGTCAGCCCGTCCGACTTCTGCATCCCCGCAGGCCACAGCCTGACGCTCACCGCGACCGCATTCGACCAGTACGGTTACGAAATGCCCGACGTCATAATCGACTGGGAGAGCAGCGACCCGTGCGTCGGCACCATCGATCTCTGCAGCGGCGTCTTCACCGCTCTCGAGGCCGGAGCAGTGACCCTCATCGCATCGGCGGACGGAGTCTCCGGCTCCGCCTGCGTGACCGTCGAGCCCTCGCTCCCGGTCCCGGCCTGCATCGAGGTCAAACCGGCCACGGCCACGATTCAGACCGGAGAAACCCGGGAGTTCACGGCCACGGTATTCGACCAGTGCGAGAACGTGATGGACTGGGTCAGGGTCAGGTGGTCGTGCTCCGGCGATGATGTCGGCACGATCGACCGGGCCGGACTCTTCGCGGCGTTCACGGAAGGGTCTGCGGACGTGACGGCCTGTGCCGGCGGCGTGGAAGGAACGGCGTCTGTCACCATCACGGCGTCGCCCACGGCCGACCCCACGCCCAAACCCACACCCAACCCCGGATCGAAAAAACGCGCCTCGAGCGACGGCGGCGGCTACGCCCCCCCCAGCTTCTTCGCAGGGATCTGCGAGAACCTGAAGGGCGGCGAGACGCACACGTTCTCGGGTATCAGCGTCTCGTCGGTCGGCAGCGTTGCCATCACGGCGGCCGACAACATCCCGAAGCTGCTGATGACCGTGAAGGAGGCGAAGTGCCCCAACCTGGCGGAGCCTCCCTGCGACCGCACCTACGAGTACGTCGAGATCGCTCTCTCGTGGGTGAGCCCGAACCAGATCGACAACGCGACGATGACCTTCACCGTCCCGGCAAAGTGGCTCGAGGAGCACGACATGCTCCCACAGGACGTCAGGCTCATGCGTTACGTCGACGGCGGCTGGCAGATCCTGGAGACCGAGGTCGTCGGTGAAGAGAACGGGAAGTACCGCTTCCGGGCAACCACCCCCGGATTCTCCACCTTCGCAATCGCTGCGATGCCGGAGAACATGACCGTAACCACGACCGCCACGGGAGAGGAGACGAACGCCACGGCAACCATGACCGAAGAGCCGACGACGGAGCAGACGACCGCCGTGCCGACGACACCCGCGGCACCGCTCGTCTACGCGCCCCTCCTCGCCCCGCTG is a window from the Methanoculleus oceani genome containing:
- a CDS encoding Ig-like domain-containing protein, with the protein product MRKHAYLILLCAVVAIGLLMPPVMAVEMAPGSPQEFLFPGGNEHPAIDGNMIVWEYSLLNGPRDIYCMTTSGSDRRPITNDDASQERPSISGDYVVWQDDRNGNWDIYLYSFSTEETTQLTNDTGKQWLPVIHGNYVVWYDDSGGDTDIVLYDIGAGDVKATIDCNPELGTDTTKFKPAVSDEYVAWEEVDAGIQLYEIATGNRQAVSPSTMDQSWPSLCGDLIAWEDYRWGAAWQSAIYLKNIETGYESQLTELSYEQVSPTLSESIIAWEDKRDGLWSIYMYDLVDGEEEMSVPTTGGEQLYPAVSGNTIVWQKNRNENAKLCVYTYVPGGPVQTVTEIDIEPSTATMEIGEELKFNATCYDQDGNIIPGLKVAWSCNNATVGFIDPGGYFNASAAGTATVTAATAGISATATVTVNAGEPVLDAIEVVPDGITLAIDGTQQFEATAFDESGKQMTGVEFDWTCSNETVGEIDGTGLFTAKAAGTATVTASADGKSGEATVTVTDEELVARSIEIDPPEATLAIGDTVTFEATVRDQFDNPIPGVAVTWTSDNATVGTIDESSGLFTAHAAGTATVTASAGDLSETATVTVNAETPVEPVLDRIEVAPTAVTLAIDGIQQFSATAFDDSGKQMTGVEFDWSCSDETVGEVDDTGLFTAKAAGTATVTASAGDASGTATVTVNADEPVEPEEPVLTRITLTPPGATLDVDDIQRFMVIGYDQNDNVMPAGEITWACNGGPVGTVDGDGCFTALAAGTATVTATAGSCSAEATITVCEEEPALAKIAVVPFEVTLEEGDTLEFSAVAFDRFGDIVEDAGISWECSDSCVGTIDECGVFTALDGGTATITACAEGAEGTATVTVNCGDPVVTCIVITPAAITLARNDTAAFTATALDQDGCEMPDIEIEWECSDETVGEVDDTGFFAALAAGTATVTASAGGVAATADVEVTDDCSGVVVSPSAIILDPGDTRQFTATVYDLQDNAGSIVAWSCSDPGVGEITDNGLFTAVCGGTTTVTATVDGENETATGTATVTVRSTAPELTRIEVSPSDFCIPAGHSLTLTATAFDQYGYEMPDVIIDWESSDPCVGTIDLCSGVFTALEAGAVTLIASADGVSGSACVTVEPSLPVPACIEVKPATATIQTGETREFTATVFDQCENVMDWVRVRWSCSGDDVGTIDRAGLFAAFTEGSADVTACAGGVEGTASVTITASPTADPTPKPTPNPGSKKRASSDGGGYAPPSFFAGICENLKGGETHTFSGISVSSVGSVAITAADNIPKLLMTVKEAKCPNLAEPPCDRTYEYVEIALSWVSPNQIDNATMTFTVPAKWLEEHDMLPQDVRLMRYVDGGWQILETEVVGEENGKYRFRATTPGFSTFAIAAMPENMTVTTTATGEETNATATMTEEPTTEQTTAVPTTPAAPLVYAPLLAPLAFLLWGRRKN
- a CDS encoding type II toxin-antitoxin system RelE family toxin, with protein sequence MKYSLIYSKRVQYKLKHLPKEVTGRIIQTLELLAEEEYPHLQVKRLTNSPLFSLRVGTYRVILAFEHRQLVIMAVDVGHRKNAYNNL
- a CDS encoding flavodoxin family protein is translated as MKILVIMGSPRKGNTYRAAQRIEDVMRSLGDVEFEYLMLSGVKLEPCRGCHACFEWGEERCPVRDDAPAVEEKMHDADGVIFASPVYGLNVTGLMKTFIDRFSYIFHRPRFFDKKALLLTTAGAVGEKDVLDYLEDVAGIWGFDVASRAGIVTPPGTTPKKAQENDRKLETAAREFFRALAERKERRPGLRSVIIFHGQRATFDELGDAFPADHAYWKEQGWLDPGARYYTSVPVNPLYDAVGRIVEWVARRRIRRDLAAMR
- a CDS encoding type IV pilin N-terminal domain-containing protein, which translates into the protein MADTDSGVSEVESVLLMVAVVVILAAITASMVFGMQMPEEPKPVVVTATRSGETITFTNHGGMNMDRAVEIRCWIGGTGPGDENFTLDTRAGAFETRIVPDAARVVVVGRFEDNESWILVDRTV